A single window of Ovis aries strain OAR_USU_Benz2616 breed Rambouillet chromosome 24, ARS-UI_Ramb_v3.0, whole genome shotgun sequence DNA harbors:
- the IL32 gene encoding interleukin-32 isoform X7 — MGFAKGVHYDQASLRSMLHSSVDHYCDRMGNEPEEAQMEAALAEMEEELSKDVCEFIEDHIQENFPESSPLLQQARQEVRRRIQRPSVTACLEVQNPEESIWARALRRFQGMLRSLQQRCWDVLTWLQE, encoded by the exons GGAGTCCATTAtgaccaggcttctctgaggagCATGCTG CACAGCTCTGTGGATCATTACTGTGATAGGATGGGAAATGAACCAGAAGAAGCACAG ATGGAGGCAGCCCTAGCAGAGATGGAG GAGGAACTCAGCAAGGATGTCTGTGAATTCATTGAAGATCACATTCAAGAGAACTTTCCC GAGTCCAGTCCCTTGCTTCAGCAAGCACGGCAAGAAGTACGCCGCAGAATCCAGAGACCCTCAGTCACTGCCTGTCTGGAGGTCCAGAACCCAGAAGAGAGCATCTGGGCCAGAGCCCTGCGGCGGTTCCAAGGCATGCTgcggagtctccagcagaggtgttGGGATGTGCTGACCTGGCTGCAGGAGTAG
- the IL32 gene encoding interleukin-32 isoform X3, producing the protein MGFAKGVHYDQASLRSMLHSSVDHYCDRMGNEPEEAQMEAALAEMEEKLSKDVCEFIEDHIQENLPESLQESSPLLQQARQEVRRRIQRPSVTACLEVQNPEESIWARALRRFQGMLRRLQQRCWDVLTWLQEKAAACLEAVCSAVKALWGVLTDFCSSVGQLFRNLIQV; encoded by the exons GGAGTCCATTAtgaccaggcttctctgaggagCATGCTG CACAGCTCTGTGGATCATTACTGTGATAGGATGGGAAATGAACCAGAAGAAGCACAG ATGGAGGCAGCCCTAGCAGAGATGGAG GAGAAACTCAGCAAGGATGTCTGTGAATTCATAGAAGATCACATTCAAGAGAACCTTCCC GAATCCCTGCAGGAGTCCAGTCCCTTGCTTCAGCAAGCACGGCAAGAAGTACGCCGCAGAATCCAGAGACCCTCAGTCACTGCCTGTCTGGAGGTCCAGAACCCAGAAGAGAGCATCTGGGCCAGAGCCCTGCGGCGGTTCCAAGGCATGCTGCGGCGTCTCCAGCAGAGGTGTTGGGATGTGCTGACCTGGCTGCAGGAGAAGGCGGCGGCCTGCCTGGAGGCCGTCTGCAGTGCGGTGAAGGCCCTTTGGGGAGTCCTGACGGATTTCTGCTCCTCTGTGGGGCAGCTCTTCAGAAACCTCATCCAGGTCTAG
- the IL32 gene encoding interleukin-32 isoform X6: MGFAKGVHYDQASLRSMLHSSVDHYCDRMGNEPEEAQMEAALAEMEEELSKDVCEFIEDHIQENFPESLQESSPLLQQARQEVRRRIQRPSVTACLEVQNPEESIWARALRRFQGMLRSLQQRCWDVLTWLQE, translated from the exons GGAGTCCATTAtgaccaggcttctctgaggagCATGCTG CACAGCTCTGTGGATCATTACTGTGATAGGATGGGAAATGAACCAGAAGAAGCACAG ATGGAGGCAGCCCTAGCAGAGATGGAG GAGGAACTCAGCAAGGATGTCTGTGAATTCATTGAAGATCACATTCAAGAGAACTTTCCC GAATCCCTGCAGGAGTCCAGTCCCTTGCTTCAGCAAGCACGGCAAGAAGTACGCCGCAGAATCCAGAGACCCTCAGTCACTGCCTGTCTGGAGGTCCAGAACCCAGAAGAGAGCATCTGGGCCAGAGCCCTGCGGCGGTTCCAAGGCATGCTgcggagtctccagcagaggtgttGGGATGTGCTGACCTGGCTGCAGGAGTAG
- the IL32 gene encoding interleukin-32 isoform X2, which produces MGFTRGVARNLASLRIILHTRVENFCDKIGNEPEEAQMEAALAEMEEKLSKDVCEFIEDHIQENLPESLQESSPLLQQARQEVRRRIQRPSVTACLEVQNPEESIWARALRRFQGMLRRLQQRCWDVLTWLQEKAAACLEAVCSAVKALWGVLTDFCSSVGQLFRNLIQV; this is translated from the exons ATGGGCTTCACTAGG GGAGTCGCACGTAACCTGGCTTCTCTGAGGATCATACTG CACACCCGGGTGGAAAACTTCTGTGATAAGATCGGAAATGAACCAGAAGAAGCACAG ATGGAGGCAGCCCTAGCAGAGATGGAG GAGAAACTCAGCAAGGATGTCTGTGAATTCATAGAAGATCACATTCAAGAGAACCTTCCC GAATCCCTGCAGGAGTCCAGTCCCTTGCTTCAGCAAGCACGGCAAGAAGTACGCCGCAGAATCCAGAGACCCTCAGTCACTGCCTGTCTGGAGGTCCAGAACCCAGAAGAGAGCATCTGGGCCAGAGCCCTGCGGCGGTTCCAAGGCATGCTGCGGCGTCTCCAGCAGAGGTGTTGGGATGTGCTGACCTGGCTGCAGGAGAAGGCGGCGGCCTGCCTGGAGGCCGTCTGCAGTGCGGTGAAGGCCCTTTGGGGAGTCCTGACGGATTTCTGCTCCTCTGTGGGGCAGCTCTTCAGAAACCTCATCCAGGTCTAG
- the IL32 gene encoding interleukin-32 isoform X5, with product MGFTRGVARNLASLRIILHTRVENFCDKIGNEPEEAQMEAALAEMEESLQESSPLLQQARQEVRRRIQRPSVTACLEVQNPEESIWARALRRFQGMLRRLQQRCWDVLTWLQEKAAACLEAVCSAVKALWGVLTDFCSSVGQLFRNLIQV from the exons ATGGGCTTCACTAGG GGAGTCGCACGTAACCTGGCTTCTCTGAGGATCATACTG CACACCCGGGTGGAAAACTTCTGTGATAAGATCGGAAATGAACCAGAAGAAGCACAG ATGGAGGCAGCCCTAGCAGAGATGGAG GAATCCCTGCAGGAGTCCAGTCCCTTGCTTCAGCAAGCACGGCAAGAAGTACGCCGCAGAATCCAGAGACCCTCAGTCACTGCCTGTCTGGAGGTCCAGAACCCAGAAGAGAGCATCTGGGCCAGAGCCCTGCGGCGGTTCCAAGGCATGCTGCGGCGTCTCCAGCAGAGGTGTTGGGATGTGCTGACCTGGCTGCAGGAGAAGGCGGCGGCCTGCCTGGAGGCCGTCTGCAGTGCGGTGAAGGCCCTTTGGGGAGTCCTGACGGATTTCTGCTCCTCTGTGGGGCAGCTCTTCAGAAACCTCATCCAGGTCTAG
- the IL32 gene encoding interleukin-32 isoform X4, whose amino-acid sequence MGFTRGVARNLASLRIILHTRVENFCDKIGNEPEEAQEKLSKDVCEFIEDHIQENLPESLQESSPLLQQARQEVRRRIQRPSVTACLEVQNPEESIWARALRRFQGMLRRLQQRCWDVLTWLQEKAAACLEAVCSAVKALWGVLTDFCSSVGQLFRNLIQV is encoded by the exons ATGGGCTTCACTAGG GGAGTCGCACGTAACCTGGCTTCTCTGAGGATCATACTG CACACCCGGGTGGAAAACTTCTGTGATAAGATCGGAAATGAACCAGAAGAAGCACAG GAGAAACTCAGCAAGGATGTCTGTGAATTCATAGAAGATCACATTCAAGAGAACCTTCCC GAATCCCTGCAGGAGTCCAGTCCCTTGCTTCAGCAAGCACGGCAAGAAGTACGCCGCAGAATCCAGAGACCCTCAGTCACTGCCTGTCTGGAGGTCCAGAACCCAGAAGAGAGCATCTGGGCCAGAGCCCTGCGGCGGTTCCAAGGCATGCTGCGGCGTCTCCAGCAGAGGTGTTGGGATGTGCTGACCTGGCTGCAGGAGAAGGCGGCGGCCTGCCTGGAGGCCGTCTGCAGTGCGGTGAAGGCCCTTTGGGGAGTCCTGACGGATTTCTGCTCCTCTGTGGGGCAGCTCTTCAGAAACCTCATCCAGGTCTAG